In Mucilaginibacter celer, one DNA window encodes the following:
- a CDS encoding FUSC family membrane protein: MSINKREVKSFFYSQYFSDGIRICIGILLPSLLLMQFGKFDLGLTLSLGALCICVIDTPGPVSHKRNAMAAGNLCLFLVAVITGFARLNVFTLGIEITFFAFLFSMFTVYGNRAASVGTCSLLIMIFMMDKALDAPEVLGYSAIILAGGVWYMIFSLLFFGIRPYRAAQQALGENVTDIARFLRIKADFYLSDTDIDANYHKLVSKQIQVSQHQDAVRELLFKSRIMARESTAPSRILVLTFVDLVDIYEQIMATHYDYGHIREQFKDTGILAEIARIIHSMADELDDIAYIVLSNTRRRHLTDFTTELEKLKLKIDSIGKSKHETSNLVLKKILINLRSLNEGINNIYKYYSSKAAESLNAPKGDVEYTAFVSHQDFAPHIFFDNFTLASGAFKHALRVALVCLVGFITAKFVSLGHHSYWVLLTIIVILKPGFSLSKQRNYQRLIGTIGGGVIGIAILTFIPNVTAQFIFLVIFMLGAYSFQRLNYVVSVIFMTPYVLILFKFLGVGLLDVAQERILDTIIGSSIALIASYLIFPTWEFEQIQETLREVIVANINYLVTIAESISGKTISVTTYKLARKEVYVKSANLSAAFERMTSEPKSKQRKIKDVHKFVVLNHILSSYIATIASAQSKKEIPVAHPDAMRLIKKSITVLNDTGKKLEAQNIDFNIGKIPVLDPETEKPVQRAEDVLLKEQLGFINKISYDIAKITDGILSEP, from the coding sequence ATGTCAATAAACAAAAGGGAAGTAAAAAGTTTCTTTTACAGTCAATATTTTTCAGATGGCATCAGGATCTGTATAGGCATTTTACTGCCTTCGTTGCTGTTAATGCAGTTTGGCAAGTTTGATCTGGGCCTAACCCTTTCGCTGGGCGCATTGTGTATTTGCGTAATTGACACACCCGGACCGGTGTCGCACAAGCGCAACGCCATGGCAGCGGGCAACCTGTGTTTGTTTTTGGTGGCGGTTATCACCGGCTTCGCACGTCTTAATGTATTTACGCTCGGTATCGAAATTACCTTTTTCGCCTTTTTGTTTTCCATGTTTACGGTGTATGGCAACAGGGCGGCTTCGGTAGGTACCTGTTCATTGCTCATCATGATTTTCATGATGGATAAAGCGCTTGATGCACCCGAGGTTTTGGGTTACAGTGCCATCATTCTGGCCGGTGGCGTTTGGTATATGATATTCAGCCTGCTGTTTTTCGGCATCCGCCCCTATCGCGCAGCCCAGCAGGCCCTTGGCGAAAACGTAACCGATATAGCCCGCTTTTTACGCATTAAGGCCGATTTTTATTTGTCGGATACCGATATCGATGCCAATTATCACAAGCTGGTTTCCAAACAGATCCAGGTGAGCCAACACCAGGATGCCGTGCGCGAACTACTGTTTAAAAGCCGCATTATGGCCCGCGAATCTACCGCGCCGAGCAGGATACTGGTATTAACTTTTGTTGACCTGGTGGATATTTATGAGCAGATTATGGCTACGCATTATGATTATGGTCACATCCGCGAGCAGTTTAAAGATACCGGCATCCTGGCCGAAATAGCCCGCATTATCCACAGCATGGCCGACGAACTGGACGATATAGCATACATTGTGCTATCCAATACCCGCCGCCGCCACCTTACCGATTTTACAACCGAGCTGGAGAAGCTAAAACTAAAAATTGATTCGATTGGCAAAAGCAAACACGAAACAAGCAACCTTGTACTTAAAAAAATCCTGATCAATCTGCGCTCGCTGAACGAGGGGATCAATAACATTTACAAATATTACAGCTCAAAAGCAGCCGAATCATTAAACGCGCCCAAGGGCGACGTGGAGTACACCGCCTTTGTATCCCACCAGGATTTTGCCCCGCATATCTTCTTTGATAACTTTACGCTGGCCTCCGGGGCGTTTAAACATGCCTTGCGGGTGGCGCTGGTTTGTTTGGTGGGCTTTATTACCGCCAAATTTGTATCGCTGGGACACCACAGTTACTGGGTGTTGCTTACCATTATTGTAATTTTAAAGCCAGGCTTCAGTCTCTCAAAACAGCGTAATTACCAACGTTTAATAGGCACCATTGGCGGCGGCGTTATCGGCATTGCCATATTAACCTTTATCCCCAATGTAACGGCACAATTCATTTTCCTGGTGATATTTATGCTGGGGGCTTACAGCTTTCAGCGCCTTAATTATGTAGTAAGCGTTATTTTCATGACGCCTTATGTGCTTATCCTGTTTAAGTTTTTAGGCGTAGGATTACTGGATGTAGCCCAGGAGCGCATCCTCGACACCATTATCGGCTCGAGCATAGCGCTTATTGCCAGCTACCTGATATTCCCCACCTGGGAGTTTGAACAGATCCAGGAGACCCTGCGCGAGGTTATTGTGGCCAATATCAACTACCTGGTTACCATTGCCGAAAGCATCTCGGGCAAAACCATCAGCGTAACAACTTATAAACTGGCCCGTAAAGAGGTTTACGTAAAATCCGCCAACCTCTCGGCCGCTTTCGAACGGATGACTTCCGAACCCAAAAGCAAACAGCGTAAAATAAAAGATGTACACAAGTTTGTGGTACTTAACCACATCCTCTCATCCTACATCGCCACCATAGCCTCGGCACAAAGCAAAAAAGAAATTCCCGTAGCCCATCCCGACGCCATGAGGCTGATTAAAAAAAGCATCACCGTACTTAATGATACCGGCAAAAA